One part of the Olleya sp. YS genome encodes these proteins:
- the rplM gene encoding 50S ribosomal protein L13 encodes MDTLSYKTISANKVTADKQWVLVDAEGQSLGRLSSKVAKLLRGKHKPSFTPHVDCGDNVIVINAEKINLTGNKWNDKTYIRHTGYPGGQRSLTATEMFGKDPARLVEKSVKGMLPKNKLGADLFRNLNVVVGSAHTHEAQKPTVINLNEFK; translated from the coding sequence GTGGACACATTAAGCTACAAAACGATTTCAGCTAATAAAGTTACTGCAGATAAGCAGTGGGTTTTAGTAGATGCTGAAGGTCAATCATTAGGGCGTTTGTCTTCTAAAGTTGCAAAACTTTTAAGAGGAAAACACAAGCCTAGCTTCACACCACACGTTGATTGTGGAGATAACGTCATTGTTATCAATGCAGAAAAAATCAACTTAACAGGAAACAAGTGGAATGACAAAACGTACATTCGTCACACAGGTTATCCAGGTGGTCAAAGAAGTTTAACTGCTACAGAAATGTTTGGAAAAGATCCAGCAAGATTAGTAGAAAAATCAGTAAAAGGAATGTTACCTAAAAACAAATTAGGTGCAGATTTATTCCGTAATTTAAATGTTGTTGTTGGTTCAGCTCATACGCATGAAGCACAAAAACCAACAGTAATTAACTTAAACGAATTCAAGTAA
- a CDS encoding glycosyltransferase 87 family protein, with amino-acid sequence MLNTFILKKNKLTTFLIVLSLFMYGVFAYDLVRTDYLKLIVLYTGLFICFYKIIQQNKNNFKLLVIIAIISRLVFLLAIPNLSQDFYRFIWDGRLILQGINPYLYTPQSFISDGQFPINQAQELVNGMQVLNASHYSNYPPLNQLFFIIANLFSTCSILGSVIGLRLIIIAADIGTLYFGGKLLTKLGLKKHKIFWYTLNPFIIIELTGNLHFEGIMLFFLIFSLYLLSTNKWKWSAIIFALSISTKLVPLLFLPLFIKWFRTKKNNTDFKKLISFYIIIGITTIILFVPFFSMQFVNNYSKTVGLWFSNFEFNASIYYILRAIGYQITGYNQIALIGKILPLLVFIIIWILALKRKNQNLPILMVSMLFAMTCYLLLSTTVHPWYIATILLLSVFTNYKYAIVWSFIIIISYLAYANADNIENLWVIGLEYLIVFSILFWEIFKKPLQFTLKKTNE; translated from the coding sequence ATGCTAAACACATTTATTTTAAAAAAAAACAAATTAACAACCTTTTTAATAGTGTTAAGCTTGTTTATGTATGGTGTGTTTGCTTATGATTTGGTTAGAACTGACTATTTAAAACTAATAGTATTATACACAGGACTATTTATTTGCTTCTATAAAATAATTCAACAAAACAAAAACAATTTTAAATTATTAGTGATTATAGCTATTATTAGCAGACTAGTATTTTTGTTAGCTATTCCAAATCTTTCACAAGATTTTTATCGTTTTATTTGGGATGGACGACTAATTTTACAAGGTATTAATCCCTATTTATACACTCCTCAAAGCTTCATTTCCGATGGACAATTCCCTATTAATCAAGCACAAGAGTTGGTTAATGGTATGCAAGTATTAAATGCCAGTCATTATTCAAATTACCCACCATTAAATCAGTTGTTTTTTATTATTGCTAACCTGTTTTCTACTTGTAGTATTTTAGGCTCTGTAATAGGATTAAGATTAATAATCATAGCAGCAGATATTGGGACATTATATTTTGGCGGTAAACTTTTAACAAAACTGGGTTTAAAAAAGCATAAAATATTCTGGTATACTTTAAATCCTTTTATAATAATAGAGCTGACAGGTAATCTTCATTTTGAAGGTATCATGTTATTCTTTTTAATCTTTAGTTTGTATTTGCTAAGCACTAATAAATGGAAATGGTCAGCAATAATTTTTGCTTTATCTATATCAACTAAATTAGTACCACTTTTGTTTTTACCATTATTTATAAAATGGTTTAGAACTAAAAAAAATAACACCGATTTTAAAAAGCTTATCAGTTTTTATATAATTATTGGTATTACAACTATAATACTATTCGTCCCATTTTTCTCAATGCAATTCGTTAATAATTATTCGAAAACTGTAGGTTTATGGTTTAGTAATTTCGAGTTTAATGCTAGTATATATTATATATTAAGAGCTATTGGATATCAAATTACAGGATATAATCAGATAGCTCTAATAGGAAAAATTCTACCACTACTAGTTTTTATAATTATATGGATATTAGCTTTAAAAAGAAAAAATCAAAATCTACCTATTTTAATGGTAAGTATGCTATTTGCAATGACTTGTTATCTACTATTAAGTACAACTGTACATCCTTGGTATATAGCAACTATATTACTACTAAGTGTGTTTACTAATTACAAGTATGCTATCGTGTGGAGTTTTATAATAATTATAAGCTATTTGGCGTATGCAAATGCAGACAATATAGAGAATTTATGGGTTATTGGTTTGGAGTATCTCATTGTGTTTAGTATTCTGTTTTGGGAAATCTTCAAAAAACCATTACAATTTACTTTAAAAAAAACAAACGAGTAA
- a CDS encoding glycosyltransferase family 2 protein, producing MILETIIIIIYTIALVLIFLYALAQLNLMLNYIAAQKKVDNGPTFDFNNSDEIPFVTIQLPVFNELYVMDRLLDNIALIDYPKDKLEIQVLDDSTDETVATTKAHVEQLKAQGLDISHITRTNRQGFKAGALKEGLEVAKGEYIAIFDADFLPQPNWLKKTIPYFKDPEIGVVQTRWGHINRDYSTLTKIQAFALDAHFTLEQVGRSSKGHFINFNGTAGVWRKQCIIDAGNWEGDTLTEDLDLSYRAQLKNWKFKYLENVETPAELPVVISAARSQQFRWNKGGAENFRKMLGRVLRSKNISAKTKLHGILHLLNSTMFLNVLIVGVLSIPMLYIKNEYAHLRPYYYVLSFFVVSTIIFFVCYWVMYKKSHGNTFKDFLKYIALFFTFFSIAMGFSLHNSIAVLEGHLGKRSEFVRTPKFNISTLKDSWKGNKYLRKNISIHVIFEGALMLYFAFGMYSAFIVGDQGGDFGLFPFHLMLTIGFGFVFFKSLTSKA from the coding sequence GTGATTCTAGAAACCATAATTATCATTATTTATACTATAGCACTCGTACTAATCTTCTTGTATGCTTTAGCGCAATTAAACTTAATGTTAAATTATATTGCTGCTCAAAAAAAGGTAGATAATGGACCGACATTCGATTTTAATAATTCAGATGAAATTCCTTTTGTAACCATTCAACTTCCTGTGTTTAACGAGTTGTATGTTATGGATAGATTACTAGATAATATTGCATTAATAGACTATCCAAAAGATAAGTTGGAAATACAAGTTTTAGATGATTCTACAGACGAAACCGTTGCAACTACAAAAGCACATGTAGAACAATTAAAAGCACAAGGATTAGACATTTCTCATATAACAAGAACTAATAGACAAGGTTTTAAAGCAGGTGCTTTAAAGGAAGGATTAGAGGTTGCTAAGGGAGAATACATTGCTATTTTTGATGCGGATTTCCTACCACAACCTAATTGGCTAAAAAAGACCATTCCTTATTTTAAAGATCCAGAAATTGGCGTAGTACAAACACGTTGGGGACATATTAACAGAGATTACTCTACACTAACAAAAATCCAAGCTTTTGCTTTAGATGCGCATTTTACTTTAGAGCAAGTTGGACGTAGTAGCAAAGGTCACTTTATCAACTTTAACGGAACTGCAGGTGTCTGGCGCAAGCAATGTATTATTGATGCAGGAAATTGGGAAGGTGACACGCTTACCGAAGATTTAGATTTAAGCTACAGAGCACAACTTAAAAACTGGAAATTTAAATATTTAGAAAATGTTGAAACTCCTGCTGAATTGCCAGTTGTAATTAGTGCAGCAAGATCACAACAATTTAGATGGAATAAAGGTGGAGCAGAAAATTTTAGAAAAATGCTAGGTCGTGTACTTAGAAGTAAAAATATTTCAGCTAAAACAAAACTTCATGGTATATTACATTTATTAAATAGTACCATGTTTTTAAACGTACTGATTGTAGGTGTATTAAGTATTCCTATGTTATACATTAAAAATGAATACGCACATTTAAGACCCTATTATTATGTTCTTAGTTTTTTTGTAGTTAGTACCATTATCTTTTTTGTCTGTTATTGGGTAATGTATAAAAAAAGTCATGGAAATACGTTTAAAGATTTTTTAAAGTACATCGCCTTGTTTTTTACGTTTTTCTCAATAGCAATGGGTTTTTCGTTACACAATTCTATTGCAGTTTTAGAAGGTCATTTAGGTAAACGTAGTGAGTTTGTACGTACACCAAAATTTAATATCAGTACGCTTAAAGATAGTTGGAAAGGTAACAAGTACTTACGTAAAAACATATCTATACATGTTATATTTGAAGGTGCTTTAATGCTATATTTTGCATTTGGTATGTATAGTGCGTTTATAGTAGGAGACCAAGGTGGTGATTTTGGATTATTCCCATTTCATTTAATGTTAACCATTGGTTTTGGGTTTGTATTTTTTAAATCTTTAACATCTAAAGCTTAA
- a CDS encoding glycosyltransferase family 2 protein encodes MPIIKVIIPAYNEEDSIAKVIQDIPTIVQEVIVVSNNSTDQTEHHAKQAGATVLIESQKGYGYACLKGMDYITNQKQKPDIIVFLDGDYSDYPEELTKIVAPILEHDIDFVIGARTKKLRESGSMTPQQIFGNWLATSLMKLFFGAKFTDLGPFRAIKYNKLLALNMVDKTYGWTVEMQLKALKQKLSYTEVPVNYRNRIGVSKVSGTVKGSIFAGIKILSWIFKYSFKK; translated from the coding sequence ATGCCCATTATTAAAGTCATTATTCCTGCCTACAATGAGGAAGATTCTATAGCAAAAGTTATACAAGATATTCCAACTATTGTTCAAGAGGTCATTGTAGTTAGCAACAACTCAACAGATCAAACAGAACACCATGCAAAACAAGCTGGTGCTACCGTTTTAATTGAAAGTCAAAAAGGCTATGGATATGCCTGTTTAAAAGGCATGGATTATATTACTAATCAAAAGCAAAAACCAGATATTATTGTGTTTTTAGATGGAGATTATAGTGATTATCCTGAAGAATTAACAAAAATTGTTGCTCCAATTTTAGAACATGATATCGATTTTGTGATTGGTGCTCGCACAAAAAAGTTAAGAGAGTCTGGTAGTATGACTCCTCAACAAATTTTTGGAAATTGGCTAGCTACCTCATTAATGAAATTATTTTTTGGTGCCAAGTTTACAGATCTTGGACCCTTTAGGGCTATCAAATACAATAAGTTATTAGCACTTAATATGGTAGATAAAACCTATGGTTGGACTGTAGAAATGCAACTAAAAGCCCTTAAGCAAAAACTAAGCTACACAGAAGTACCTGTTAACTACAGAAATAGAATTGGCGTCTCAAAAGTTTCAGGAACCGTAAAAGGTAGTATATTTGCTGGCATTAAAATTTTATCGTGGATCTTCAAATACAGTTTTAAAAAGTGA
- a CDS encoding 4Fe-4S dicluster domain-containing protein, with protein sequence MSNKLNYSMSLANSYGLSKSQKIASAIGILGLFIFLLAIFNIQFPDRGIVLTVALLLIAIGTVWFANNAYLNTTEGIKNDGVWFKSISSRGLIGWLTGLVLTGFYIVLYFFPELLGLTEKGEANTGLIALFDPLSRILSGNPASQWFVYGTLYTLAILAFGYKFILKYRHNRYEKIRTGSVMFFQLAFAFLIPEFMARLNSDSFSLPYYDLKNIWPLNYYNFEQYRVNSMISAGDIGTGLLIFGIVSIFVITPILTYKYGKRWYCSWVCGCGALAETAGDSFRQLSDKSQFAWKVERWVIHSVLVFVVLMTTAVVHSYLGVDSTKYWLTKGTFLILVASLLTIVFVGAFVFKRKELAKDAKYGAIGYFVIIIALFALYYFSSKSNLFLFKPETLRKTYGFLIGSIFSGVIGTGFYPIFGSRVWCRFGCPMAAILGFQQRLFSKFRITTNGGQCISCGNCSTYCEMGIDVRAYAQKGENIVRSSCVGCGICSAVCPRGVLKLENDNMDGRINPNEILLGNDVNLMDLINQK encoded by the coding sequence ATGAGCAACAAATTAAATTATAGTATGTCTTTAGCTAATTCTTACGGATTATCTAAATCGCAAAAAATAGCATCAGCAATTGGTATATTAGGTCTGTTTATTTTTCTTCTGGCCATATTCAATATTCAATTTCCAGATAGAGGGATTGTATTAACTGTAGCATTATTGTTAATAGCTATTGGTACGGTTTGGTTTGCTAATAATGCCTACTTAAATACAACTGAAGGTATCAAAAACGATGGTGTATGGTTTAAATCAATTTCTTCTAGAGGATTAATAGGTTGGTTAACTGGTCTGGTACTAACTGGGTTCTACATTGTATTATATTTTTTCCCAGAATTATTGGGTTTAACAGAAAAAGGCGAAGCTAATACAGGTTTAATAGCGCTTTTTGATCCACTTAGCAGAATATTGAGTGGCAATCCTGCCAGTCAATGGTTTGTATATGGAACCCTTTATACCCTAGCTATTTTAGCTTTTGGGTATAAATTTATTTTAAAATACAGACACAACAGGTATGAAAAAATCCGTACAGGTTCTGTCATGTTTTTTCAGTTGGCTTTTGCGTTTTTAATCCCAGAATTTATGGCAAGGTTAAATTCGGATTCGTTTAGTTTACCTTATTACGACCTTAAAAACATTTGGCCTCTAAACTATTACAACTTTGAGCAATACCGAGTAAACTCTATGATTAGTGCTGGTGATATTGGCACAGGACTCCTTATTTTTGGTATAGTTTCCATTTTTGTAATAACACCTATTTTAACCTACAAATATGGTAAACGTTGGTATTGCTCTTGGGTATGTGGTTGTGGAGCTTTAGCAGAAACCGCTGGAGACAGTTTTAGACAGTTAAGTGATAAATCTCAGTTTGCTTGGAAGGTTGAACGTTGGGTAATACATTCTGTTTTAGTATTTGTAGTTTTAATGACTACTGCTGTTGTCCATAGTTATTTAGGTGTTGACAGTACTAAATATTGGCTAACAAAAGGTACTTTTTTAATTTTAGTAGCTTCTTTGCTAACTATTGTTTTCGTAGGCGCTTTTGTTTTTAAACGAAAAGAACTCGCTAAAGACGCTAAATATGGTGCAATTGGATATTTTGTAATCATAATCGCGCTATTTGCATTATACTATTTTAGCTCAAAAAGTAATCTGTTTTTATTCAAACCTGAAACGCTTAGAAAAACGTATGGATTTTTGATAGGTTCGATATTTTCTGGGGTTATTGGTACTGGTTTCTACCCTATTTTTGGTAGTCGTGTGTGGTGCAGGTTTGGTTGTCCTATGGCTGCCATATTAGGTTTTCAGCAACGACTGTTTTCTAAATTCAGAATTACAACAAATGGAGGACAATGCATATCATGCGGTAATTGCTCTACCTATTGCGAAATGGGAATAGATGTTCGAGCTTACGCTCAAAAAGGGGAAAATATTGTACGCTCTAGCTGTGTTGGTTGTGGTATTTGCAGTGCTGTTTGCCCAAGAGGAGTACTTAAACTTGAAAACGATAATATGGACGGTAGAATTAATCCTAATGAAATCTTATTAGGTAATGATGTAAATCTAATGGATTTAATTAATCAGAAATAA
- a CDS encoding FAD/NAD(P)-binding oxidoreductase produces the protein MEHVVIIGNGISGVTLARHIRKLSDKKITIISAETDYFFSRTALMYVYMGHLKFEHTQPYENWFWEKNKINLKKGYVNTIDTDTKTLHFTKGDTITYDKLVIATGSKPNKFGWPGQDLKGVQGLYSKQNLDNLEVVAPNNQVCKRAVIVGGGLIGIELAEMLNSRNIPVTFLVRESSFWNGVLPEGESEMINRHIKNHHIDLRLSTNLKEIISDENGKVKSIIIEETGEELPCDFVGLTAGVSPNISFLEDSKIKTNKGVLVNRYLETNVKDVYAIGDCAEQKEAIGNRRPVEAVWYTGRMMGEVLAQTMCGNSMQYNPGHWFNSAKFLDIEYQTYGWVFGSKGRPDYETHFHWKHNDDTKCITIAYHKDTKEFLGINTFGIRMRHETFDNWLTEKRDVDYVINHLAEANFDPEFYKHFEKDIKLAYNNQLQTA, from the coding sequence ATGGAGCACGTTGTAATTATTGGTAACGGAATTTCTGGAGTAACTTTAGCTAGACACATTAGAAAATTATCTGATAAAAAGATTACTATTATTTCTGCTGAAACAGACTACTTTTTTTCGCGTACAGCATTAATGTACGTGTATATGGGACACCTAAAGTTTGAGCATACCCAACCCTATGAAAATTGGTTTTGGGAGAAAAACAAAATAAACCTCAAAAAAGGCTATGTTAATACAATAGATACCGACACTAAAACGCTTCATTTTACTAAAGGAGACACTATAACCTATGACAAATTAGTCATTGCAACTGGTAGTAAACCTAATAAATTTGGTTGGCCAGGACAAGACTTAAAAGGCGTGCAAGGCTTATATAGCAAACAAAATTTAGATAATCTTGAAGTTGTAGCTCCAAATAATCAAGTCTGTAAACGTGCGGTTATAGTTGGTGGTGGTTTAATTGGTATTGAACTCGCAGAGATGCTAAACTCCAGAAATATTCCAGTGACATTTTTAGTACGCGAATCTAGTTTTTGGAATGGTGTATTACCAGAAGGCGAAAGTGAAATGATAAATAGACATATTAAAAATCACCATATAGATTTACGTTTAAGTACTAATTTAAAAGAAATCATTTCAGACGAAAACGGAAAAGTAAAATCCATAATTATTGAAGAAACTGGTGAAGAATTACCATGTGATTTTGTAGGATTAACTGCTGGTGTGTCACCAAATATTTCGTTTTTAGAAGACTCTAAAATTAAAACTAATAAAGGTGTTTTAGTCAATCGTTATCTTGAAACTAATGTCAAAGATGTCTATGCAATTGGTGATTGTGCAGAACAAAAAGAAGCAATTGGTAATCGTAGACCAGTAGAAGCAGTATGGTACACAGGTCGTATGATGGGAGAGGTTTTAGCACAAACTATGTGTGGTAATTCTATGCAGTACAATCCAGGTCACTGGTTTAATAGTGCTAAATTTTTAGATATAGAATATCAAACCTATGGTTGGGTATTTGGTAGTAAAGGACGTCCAGATTACGAGACACATTTTCATTGGAAACACAACGATGACACCAAATGCATAACCATTGCTTACCATAAAGACACCAAGGAGTTTTTAGGTATCAACACCTTTGGCATCAGAATGCGTCATGAAACCTTTGATAATTGGTTGACTGAAAAACGTGATGTAGATTATGTCATTAATCATCTTGCTGAAGCCAATTTTGATCCAGAGTTTTACAAACATTTTGAAAAAGACATTAAACTAGCCTATAATAACCAATTACAAACCGCCTAA
- a CDS encoding glycoside hydrolase, with protein sequence MTPVINEKINGVSFVAHRDSISQKNVDPLLNISANYAAIMPFAMIKTLNSPEVNYDAERQWFGETLVGGKQYINTLKKSNIKSMLKPQLWVWRGEFTGFIEMKTEDDWKLFEDTYSKFILAFAQVAQDTKTPIFCIGTELEKFVEARPEYWTNLITKIKSIYKGKLTYAANWNEYKKTPFWDQLDYIGIDAYFPVSDSKTPTVEACLEGWKKHKDTIKSYSKKYNKPILFTEFGYRSVDYSGKAPWTVDRIESKVNLEAQTNTTKALFETFWNEEWFAGGFIWKWFINHDKVGGLNNNRFTPQNKPVEQVIKAQYSLF encoded by the coding sequence ATGACGCCTGTAATTAATGAAAAAATCAATGGTGTTAGTTTTGTGGCACATAGAGATAGTATTTCGCAAAAAAATGTAGATCCTTTACTCAACATTAGTGCTAATTATGCTGCAATTATGCCTTTTGCAATGATTAAAACCCTAAATAGCCCAGAGGTTAATTACGATGCAGAACGACAGTGGTTTGGAGAAACATTAGTAGGAGGTAAACAGTACATAAATACTTTAAAAAAGTCCAATATAAAATCTATGTTGAAGCCACAATTATGGGTTTGGAGAGGAGAGTTTACCGGTTTTATAGAAATGAAGACCGAAGACGATTGGAAATTATTTGAAGATACTTATTCTAAATTTATATTAGCATTTGCACAAGTAGCTCAAGATACTAAAACTCCTATTTTTTGCATAGGTACTGAATTAGAAAAATTTGTTGAAGCTAGACCAGAGTATTGGACCAATTTAATAACTAAAATTAAATCTATTTATAAAGGAAAACTAACTTATGCTGCCAACTGGAACGAGTATAAAAAAACACCCTTTTGGGATCAGTTAGATTATATAGGTATTGATGCCTATTTTCCTGTTAGTGATAGCAAAACACCAACAGTTGAAGCATGTTTAGAAGGTTGGAAAAAGCATAAAGATACTATTAAAAGTTACTCTAAAAAATATAATAAACCCATCTTGTTTACCGAGTTTGGTTACAGAAGTGTTGATTATTCTGGTAAAGCACCTTGGACTGTAGATAGAATAGAAAGTAAGGTTAACTTAGAAGCACAGACTAACACAACCAAAGCGTTATTTGAAACGTTTTGGAATGAAGAATGGTTCGCAGGTGGTTTTATCTGGAAATGGTTTATAAACCATGATAAAGTTGGTGGTTTAAATAACAACCGTTTTACACCACAAAACAAACCTGTAGAACAAGTTATTAAAGCACAATACAGTTTATTTTAA
- a CDS encoding POTRA domain-containing protein: MRFIYLFIVLGITFSSATAQTITSIKIKGNKKLKTSFIEKISKTKVGQPLDSTQIEDDIKLLKRLPSVSFADYTIEYNNENDYAVIYTIEENFTIIPSVNVYTSNEEDIAYRIGLYEFNLLGQNMTFGGYYQKDIYNSYGINFRAPFLFSREFGLAINHQDWQTQEPVFFDEATVNYRYRNRAYEILGLYQPNFNNRLELGINIFKENYSSLVNQTTFDFPSEISANKTMLRGVYEYNNLDFNYQYVSGFKSLLNLQYVTTDNNILPEFLIGWNDFNYYKRVGQKGNWASRLRVGLATNNNSPFAPFSLDNNLNIRGVGNTIDRGTGAIVLNTEYRYTLVEKGWFVLQGNAFVDAGSWRNPGGNLGDFGDADNLRIFPGAGLRFIHKSIFNAIFRIDYGYGISKKDGRGLVFGIGQYF; encoded by the coding sequence ATGAGATTTATTTATTTATTTATTGTCTTAGGAATTACATTTTCAAGCGCAACAGCACAAACTATTACAAGTATCAAAATCAAAGGTAATAAAAAACTTAAAACGTCTTTTATTGAAAAAATTTCTAAAACCAAAGTTGGTCAACCTTTAGATTCTACGCAAATTGAAGATGATATTAAATTATTAAAACGATTGCCTTCAGTGTCTTTTGCAGATTACACAATTGAGTATAATAATGAAAATGATTACGCTGTAATTTATACCATTGAAGAGAACTTTACAATTATCCCATCTGTAAATGTTTATACGTCTAATGAGGAAGATATAGCTTATAGAATTGGATTATACGAGTTCAATTTATTAGGGCAGAATATGACTTTTGGTGGCTATTATCAAAAAGATATATACAATTCTTACGGAATTAACTTTAGAGCACCTTTTTTATTTAGTCGCGAGTTTGGGCTAGCTATAAACCATCAAGATTGGCAAACTCAAGAGCCTGTCTTTTTTGATGAAGCAACAGTAAACTATAGATATAGAAATAGAGCTTATGAAATTTTAGGATTATACCAACCTAATTTTAATAATCGGTTGGAATTAGGAATTAATATTTTTAAAGAGAATTACTCCTCTTTAGTGAATCAAACAACATTCGATTTTCCTTCAGAAATTTCAGCAAACAAAACTATGTTGAGAGGTGTTTACGAGTATAATAATCTGGATTTTAATTACCAATACGTTTCTGGTTTTAAAAGCCTATTAAATTTACAATATGTCACTACGGATAATAACATATTACCAGAGTTTTTAATTGGTTGGAACGACTTTAATTATTATAAACGTGTGGGACAAAAAGGAAATTGGGCTAGCCGATTAAGAGTAGGTTTAGCCACCAATAACAACAGTCCATTTGCACCATTTTCTCTAGATAACAACTTAAATATTAGAGGTGTTGGAAACACTATTGATAGAGGTACAGGTGCTATTGTATTAAACACAGAGTACAGATATACATTAGTTGAAAAAGGTTGGTTTGTACTTCAAGGTAATGCTTTTGTCGATGCAGGATCTTGGCGTAATCCAGGAGGGAATTTAGGAGATTTTGGTGATGCAGACAATCTAAGAATATTTCCAGGAGCAGGCTTGCGTTTTATTCATAAATCCATATTTAATGCTATTTTCAGAATAGATTATGGTTATGGAATTTCTAAAAAAGATGGTCGTGGTTTAGTATTTGGTATCGGACAGTATTTTTAA
- a CDS encoding response regulator transcription factor: MKVLVVDDHIILRKGIIQILKNEFSIASFFEASNGIEALKILSKETLDIALIDISMPKLDGIEVIKQAKSSHISTPILILSMQPEDQYAIRVLKAGAFGFLKKNSHPEELIKAVKKILSGKKYISENVADMLVNTTSFKPVDSLVELLSDRELEVVRLMASGKSVKEIAQSISLSANTISTYRSRILQKLNLKNNASIVKFAVDNNIL; this comes from the coding sequence ATGAAGGTTTTAGTTGTTGATGATCATATTATATTAAGAAAAGGAATTATACAAATTTTAAAAAACGAATTTAGTATAGCCTCATTCTTTGAAGCATCCAATGGTATTGAAGCCTTAAAAATATTATCCAAAGAAACTTTAGATATAGCCTTAATAGATATTTCAATGCCAAAATTAGATGGTATTGAAGTTATAAAACAAGCCAAATCATCTCATATTTCTACGCCAATTCTAATACTAAGTATGCAACCTGAAGATCAATATGCTATTAGAGTTTTAAAGGCAGGTGCATTTGGTTTTTTAAAAAAGAATAGCCACCCAGAGGAATTAATTAAGGCAGTAAAAAAAATACTGAGTGGTAAAAAATACATTTCTGAAAATGTTGCAGATATGTTAGTAAATACTACAAGTTTTAAACCAGTAGATTCTTTAGTAGAATTACTATCTGATCGTGAGCTAGAAGTGGTTAGATTGATGGCTAGCGGTAAATCTGTAAAAGAAATTGCCCAGAGTATTTCTTTAAGTGCTAATACCATTAGTACTTACAGAAGTAGAATATTACAGAAACTTAATCTTAAAAACAATGCATCTATTGTAAAGTTTGCTGTGGATAATAATATCTTGTAA
- a CDS encoding NUDIX domain-containing protein: MSSIQNINVAVDAVVFGYSSEKHLTVLLIKRGLEPYKDAWALPGGLVLEDESLETAVQRELKEETGVTIDYLEQLYTFGKPGRDPRNRVVSVSYFALVKPHHFKIQADTDAIEAQWFAMNQLPILAFDHSVILETAKQRLKAKLTYQPIGFDLLGKEFPFSDLEHLYTSILEKDIDRRNFRKKILSFDILEETNKMSQKGSGRPAKLFRFNTKKYNALLKEGFHFEIKFV; encoded by the coding sequence ATGAGTTCAATACAAAATATAAATGTTGCTGTTGATGCAGTTGTTTTTGGTTATTCTTCTGAAAAGCATCTAACAGTACTTTTAATTAAAAGAGGATTAGAACCTTATAAAGATGCTTGGGCTTTACCAGGAGGCTTGGTTTTAGAAGACGAATCTCTTGAAACTGCAGTACAAAGAGAACTTAAAGAAGAAACAGGTGTAACTATAGATTATTTAGAGCAATTATACACTTTCGGAAAACCTGGTCGTGATCCAAGAAACCGTGTCGTATCAGTCAGTTATTTTGCTTTAGTAAAACCACATCATTTTAAAATACAGGCAGATACTGATGCTATAGAAGCACAATGGTTTGCAATGAATCAGTTACCCATATTAGCATTTGATCATAGTGTTATTCTAGAAACTGCTAAACAGCGTTTAAAAGCTAAATTAACCTATCAACCTATTGGATTTGATTTATTAGGTAAAGAATTTCCATTTTCAGATTTAGAACATTTATATACTTCAATCTTAGAAAAAGATATCGATAGACGCAATTTTAGAAAGAAAATTTTAAGCTTTGATATTCTTGAAGAAACTAATAAAATGAGTCAAAAGGGAAGCGGAAGACCAGCTAAACTATTCAGATTTAACACCAAAAAATATAATGCACTTTTAAAAGAGGGTTTTCATTTTGAGATTAAGTTTGTGTAA